AGGTCGCGTGCGCCGTCGGCGAGCGCGAGGAAGTTGTCGAAGAGGCGTTTCGCTTCGCAGGCGGCTTCGAAGTTCTCGGCGTTGATGCCGCCGAGCACCTCGGCTTTCCGCTCGTCGCTCAGGGCGTCCTTGCTGTTCGTGATGTGCTCGGCGGTCTCCGTGTCGTACTCGGGGTGGAACTGGACGCCGTACGCGCTCCCCTTCTTGAAGGCGTGGACGCCGTAGTCGTTCTCCGCGAGGAGGTCCGCGCCCGGAGGGAGCGCCGTCACCGCGTCCGAATGCGTCGTGAACACCGTGAAGTCGCGGTCGATGCCCGTGAAGAGCGCGTCCTCCGTCGTCCGCGAGACCGTCCGATAGCCGATTTCGTACTCGCCCATCCCTTCCACTGTCCCGCCGAGCGCCTCCGCGACGACCTGATGGCCGAAACACACGCCGAGAATGGGGACGTCGCGCTCTGCGGCGGCGGCGACGTACTCCACGAGACCGTCGATCCACGGCTCCTCCCAGTAGACGGAGGACCGCGACCCCGTGACGACGATGCCGTCGAAGTCGAAACCGCCGGGGAGGTCGCCGTCGACGGCGTCGAACTCGGTGAGGGCCGCGTCGATCTCCCGCTGG
This sequence is a window from Halocalculus aciditolerans. Protein-coding genes within it:
- a CDS encoding type 1 glutamine amidotransferase — protein: MSLRVALLNAAHDGSRTARNFQREIDAALTEFDAVDGDLPGGFDFDGIVVTGSRSSVYWEEPWIDGLVEYVAAAAERDVPILGVCFGHQVVAEALGGTVEGMGEYEIGYRTVSRTTEDALFTGIDRDFTVFTTHSDAVTALPPGADLLAENDYGVHAFKKGSAYGVQFHPEYDTETAEHITNSKDALSDERKAEVLGGINAENFEAACEAKRLFDNFLALADGARDLQVASDD